The proteins below come from a single Pirellulales bacterium genomic window:
- a CDS encoding zinc metallopeptidase — MFWFNPLYNFNYLLWVAPALVLGLWAQLRVKMTVAAAQKQPAPLSGAAAARHILDSAGLQDVAIEEIPGRLSDHYDPAQRVLRLSSENYRGRDLAAVGIAAHESGHALQHAQQYALMGIRNMAVPAASFGSSVSMILLLLGYVLHFPGLILLGIIAFSCIVFFQVVNLPVEFDASHRAKVQLVQLGIVPPAEMVYVNKVLNAAALTYVAATLQSILTLLYYLSLLSNSNRRN; from the coding sequence ATGTTCTGGTTCAATCCGCTTTATAATTTCAATTACTTGCTGTGGGTCGCGCCGGCTTTGGTGCTTGGTCTCTGGGCGCAGTTGCGAGTGAAAATGACCGTGGCGGCGGCACAGAAGCAGCCGGCGCCCTTGAGCGGCGCGGCTGCCGCGCGGCATATCTTGGACTCCGCCGGCCTGCAAGACGTGGCCATCGAAGAGATTCCCGGCCGGCTATCGGATCACTACGATCCGGCCCAGCGCGTGTTGCGGCTCAGCTCGGAAAACTATCGCGGCCGCGATCTGGCCGCCGTCGGCATCGCGGCCCATGAGTCGGGCCACGCCCTGCAACATGCCCAGCAATACGCATTGATGGGCATCCGCAACATGGCCGTACCGGCAGCCAGCTTCGGCAGCAGTGTATCGATGATCTTGCTGTTGCTCGGCTATGTGCTTCACTTTCCCGGCCTGATCTTGCTCGGCATTATCGCGTTTAGCTGCATCGTGTTTTTCCAGGTAGTGAATTTGCCGGTCGAATTTGACGCCAGCCATCGGGCCAAGGTTCAGCTCGTGCAGCTCGGCATCGTGCCGCCCGCCGAAATGGTCTACGTCAACAAGGTGCTCAACGCCGCGGCTCTGACCTACGTCGCCGCGACCCTGCAATCGATCCTCACGCTGCTCTACTATCTCTCGCTCCTCTCGAACAGCAAC
- a CDS encoding sigma-54 dependent transcriptional regulator, producing the protein MVSSTAVMHSTEQAPPGDIRVLIVDNDTSHAETVAESLERVGYQCAVATSGTEGARKIEQESFDVVITDLKMSDLDGLALLARTKQALPEAEVILVTGHGTIPSAVAAMQQGAFNYLQKPLDLAQLRVITAKASEAVRLRRTNVELNRRLDERFGFEGVIGSSPQMNAVIDRLKRIAPTDASVLIQGETGTGKELVAQAIHQNSPRKNKPFVALNCAALSENILESELFGHIRGAFTDASNDRVGKFEYAHGGTLFLDEVGDMPLATQIKLLRVLESGEITRVGSNDPVKVNVRILSATNRNLEDSIAANTFRSDLYHRLKVITISLPRLVERSQDIPLLIEHFIRHFARRHHKTIKSMSTGARLKLMAFDWPGNVRQLRNTIESMVVVDNDGVLDMDDLPTELIGQAPLAVEASTGSISSLVGKPLVEVEKLLIAETLKFAGGNREHAAELLGIGERTLYRKIKEYDL; encoded by the coding sequence ATGGTCTCGTCCACCGCCGTAATGCACTCCACCGAGCAGGCCCCGCCCGGCGACATCCGGGTGCTGATCGTCGACAACGACACGTCGCACGCCGAAACGGTCGCCGAAAGCCTCGAGCGCGTCGGCTATCAATGCGCCGTGGCCACCTCCGGCACGGAAGGCGCCCGCAAAATCGAGCAGGAATCGTTCGACGTCGTGATCACCGACTTGAAGATGTCGGACCTCGATGGCCTGGCCCTGTTGGCGCGCACCAAGCAAGCCCTGCCGGAGGCGGAAGTGATTCTCGTCACTGGCCATGGCACAATCCCCTCGGCCGTGGCGGCCATGCAGCAGGGCGCCTTCAACTATCTGCAAAAGCCCTTGGATTTGGCCCAGCTACGGGTGATCACGGCAAAGGCCTCCGAGGCCGTGCGGCTGCGGCGAACCAATGTCGAACTGAATCGTCGGCTCGACGAACGCTTCGGCTTCGAGGGCGTGATCGGCTCCAGCCCGCAGATGAATGCCGTCATCGACCGGCTAAAACGCATTGCCCCGACCGACGCCAGCGTGCTGATCCAGGGCGAAACCGGCACGGGCAAGGAACTCGTCGCCCAGGCGATCCACCAGAACAGCCCGCGAAAAAACAAACCGTTTGTCGCCCTGAATTGCGCCGCGCTGAGCGAAAACATTCTCGAAAGCGAGCTCTTCGGCCATATTCGCGGGGCCTTTACCGATGCCTCGAATGATCGCGTCGGCAAATTCGAATACGCCCACGGCGGCACGCTGTTTCTCGACGAAGTCGGCGATATGCCGCTGGCGACGCAGATCAAATTGTTGCGCGTGCTCGAAAGCGGTGAAATCACGCGCGTCGGTTCGAATGATCCGGTGAAAGTGAACGTGCGGATTCTGTCGGCCACGAATCGCAACCTGGAAGACTCGATCGCGGCCAACACGTTTCGCAGCGATCTGTATCATCGGCTGAAAGTGATCACGATCTCACTCCCCCGGCTCGTCGAGCGGAGCCAAGACATTCCCCTGTTGATCGAGCATTTCATCCGCCATTTTGCCCGCCGGCATCATAAGACGATCAAAAGCATGTCGACCGGGGCGCGGTTGAAGTTGATGGCCTTCGATTGGCCCGGCAATGTGCGCCAGTTGCGCAACACGATCGAGAGCATGGTGGTGGTCGACAACGACGGCGTGCTCGACATGGACGATCTGCCCACGGAACTGATCGGGCAGGCGCCGTTGGCCGTCGAGGCGTCGACCGGCAGCATTTCCAGCCTGGTCGGCAAGCCCTTGGTGGAGGTGGAGAAGCTGTTGATTGCCGAAACGCTGAAATTCGCCGGCGGCAACCGCGAACACGCCGCCGAACTCCTCGGCATCGGCGAACGCACGCTCTACCGCAAAATCAAGGAATACGACTTGTGA